From Acidimicrobiia bacterium, one genomic window encodes:
- the rpmG gene encoding 50S ribosomal protein L33 — translation MAKNMKRILVKLRSTEGSGFTYYTKKNKNNSRERLEMMKYDPKLRKHVMFKEEK, via the coding sequence ATGGCAAAAAATATGAAACGAATCTTGGTGAAGTTACGTTCTACAGAAGGTAGCGGTTTCACTTATTACACTAAGAAAAATAAAAATAATTCACGTGAGCGTCTTGAGATGATGAAATATGATCCAAAACTACGCAAACATGTAATGTTTAAAGAAGAAAAATAG
- a CDS encoding ribonucleotide-diphosphate reductase subunit beta, with the protein MTSTQAITNIDAELETEAEQTFPGLEHEPHILDPGFRLTLRPMRYPQFYDMYRDAIKNTWTVEEIDLASDISDLTGKLSPAETHLVKRIVAFFATGDSIVSNNLVLNLYKHINSPEGRLYLSRQLYEEALHVQFYLTLLDTYIPDHDERNEMFRAVETIPSIKRKADFCFKWIGSIDELDKLETAADRRRFLLNLICFAACIEGMFFFGAFAYVYFLRSKGLLNGLASGTNWVFRDESCHMEFAFAVIDTVRQEEPSLFDDEMRSQIEEMFQEAIDCEYQFAQDVLTDGIPGLPLAEVKQYLEYCADRRFEVLGMPTKYKVKNPFEFMNLQDVQELSNFFERSVSAYQVSVEGDVELNEDF; encoded by the coding sequence ATGACATCCACCCAAGCAATTACAAACATTGACGCCGAACTAGAAACAGAAGCAGAACAAACATTTCCCGGTTTAGAACATGAGCCACATATTCTAGATCCTGGATTTAGATTAACTCTTCGTCCAATGCGTTACCCACAATTTTATGATATGTATCGTGATGCGATTAAGAACACATGGACTGTTGAAGAAATTGATTTAGCTTCTGATATCTCAGACCTCACAGGAAAACTATCGCCTGCTGAAACTCACCTTGTAAAACGTATTGTTGCGTTCTTCGCTACAGGAGACTCCATTGTTTCAAATAACTTAGTATTGAACTTATATAAGCATATCAATTCACCCGAAGGTCGTTTGTACCTATCTAGACAATTATATGAAGAAGCACTTCACGTTCAGTTCTACTTGACTTTGCTTGATACTTATATCCCTGATCACGATGAACGAAATGAAATGTTCCGTGCTGTTGAGACAATACCATCAATCAAACGAAAAGCGGATTTTTGCTTTAAATGGATCGGTTCAATAGATGAACTCGACAAACTAGAAACCGCCGCAGATCGACGTCGTTTCTTATTAAATCTAATTTGTTTTGCTGCCTGTATAGAAGGAATGTTCTTTTTCGGAGCTTTTGCATATGTTTACTTCCTTAGATCAAAAGGATTATTAAATGGTCTTGCATCAGGGACTAACTGGGTCTTTCGTGATGAAAGCTGTCATATGGAATTTGCGTTTGCTGTTATCGACACCGTTCGCCAAGAGGAGCCATCGTTATTTGATGATGAGATGCGTAGCCAAATAGAAGAAATGTTCCAAGAAGCAATCGATTGTGAATACCAATTTGCACAAGATGTTCTAACTGATGGAATACCCGGACTACCGTTGGCTGAAGTGAAACAATATCTTGAATATTGTGCAGATCGTCGATTTGAAGTACTGGGAATGCCTACTAAGTACAAAGTAAAGAACCCTTTTGAGTTCATGAACTTACAAGATGTACAAGAACTTTCAAACTTCTTTGAACGTAGCGTAAGCGCATATCAAGTTTCAGTCGAAGGTGATGTTGAACTCAACGAAGACTTCTAA
- a CDS encoding AI-2E family transporter, translating to MNKKVSNPITLKISFISAIGIVISVGLGIFLIHATDNASRTIGWILFSISIAFMLYPGVNLLDKYMNRTFAVIIMAIFTLLLIVIPIYSVVDDVNSQTTKLEKSLPEKAAKLERTGKYAESFKKFEIENKTKSVIKAIPDYIQGGTKTERLRANADRTIAFIASGVMMLFFLSYGKKLLLGALSIIENEKRRDIFRRKLTHAYKRSTSFAWAQIGLSLSTGLFAYSLCRYYSIPAGGLLATWVAVWNIIPIFGTLIGSLPILLIAGAKNINEAFVILGLVIVYEIIESFVRHRYLGQHVMRLDSIVVIFVTFAGLELYGLGGALTGLLIAAFLHALAAEYSDMNEAKNLN from the coding sequence ATGAATAAAAAAGTGTCAAATCCAATAACTCTCAAGATTTCTTTTATATCAGCAATAGGAATTGTTATATCGGTAGGACTTGGAATATTTTTAATACATGCTACAGATAATGCATCACGAACAATTGGATGGATACTCTTCTCGATTTCTATTGCTTTTATGCTTTATCCCGGCGTGAATCTTCTTGATAAATATATGAATCGTACTTTTGCTGTAATTATCATGGCGATCTTTACATTACTTCTAATTGTCATACCTATATATTCTGTTGTTGATGATGTTAATTCCCAAACTACAAAATTAGAAAAGTCATTACCTGAAAAAGCAGCAAAGTTAGAAAGAACAGGGAAGTACGCTGAGAGCTTTAAGAAGTTTGAAATTGAAAATAAAACAAAATCGGTTATAAAAGCAATTCCTGATTATATTCAAGGTGGGACTAAAACTGAACGCCTAAGAGCTAATGCAGATCGAACAATTGCATTTATTGCTAGTGGAGTTATGATGCTTTTCTTTTTAAGCTACGGAAAAAAATTGTTATTAGGAGCACTAAGTATTATTGAAAATGAAAAACGTAGAGATATATTTAGAAGAAAACTCACTCACGCTTATAAACGCTCAACTTCATTTGCATGGGCACAAATTGGGTTAAGTTTAAGTACCGGGTTATTCGCATATTCACTTTGTAGATATTATTCAATACCAGCTGGTGGACTGTTGGCAACCTGGGTAGCAGTTTGGAATATAATTCCTATATTTGGAACACTTATAGGGTCCTTACCAATTCTTCTTATTGCTGGAGCAAAAAATATTAATGAAGCATTCGTTATCTTAGGTTTAGTAATTGTCTATGAAATAATTGAATCCTTTGTGCGACATAGATATTTAGGACAACACGTGATGAGACTTGATTCGATTGTTGTTATATTTGTTACTTTTGCAGGTTTAGAACTTTATGGATTGGGTGGAGCATTGACAGGGCTACTTATAGCTGCCTTCCTGCATGCCTTGGCTGCAGAGTACTCTGATATGAATGAAGCAAAAAACCTAAACTAA
- the def gene encoding peptide deformylase — protein sequence MFNSIDKIRTLGDPVLKVRCSEITEFSKSDEDLALKMIKILAKDKKGIGLAANQIGIKKRIVVVESDHLNIPEPVLINPEIHDSSELWEYEEGCLSIPGFYFPILRPKLIHLTAQRLDGTKFELELDVIEARLMLHEIDHLNGLCMFDNIPKEEMAFAQEIYSEVQAGMECRTYSRGRDDEDYEL from the coding sequence ATGTTTAATTCAATAGATAAAATACGTACACTTGGAGATCCAGTCTTAAAAGTACGCTGTAGTGAGATAACGGAATTCTCAAAGTCAGATGAAGACTTAGCCTTAAAAATGATAAAGATTTTGGCCAAAGATAAAAAAGGTATTGGGCTAGCAGCTAATCAAATAGGTATTAAAAAGCGTATTGTCGTCGTTGAAAGTGATCATCTGAATATTCCAGAACCAGTATTAATAAACCCTGAAATACATGATTCATCAGAGCTATGGGAATATGAAGAAGGGTGTCTATCTATACCTGGTTTTTATTTTCCGATACTTAGACCAAAGCTGATACATCTAACTGCGCAACGATTAGATGGCACTAAGTTTGAATTAGAGCTAGATGTCATTGAGGCGCGCTTAATGTTGCACGAAATAGATCACCTCAATGGACTTTGTATGTTTGATAATATCCCTAAAGAAGAAATGGCTTTTGCCCAAGAGATTTATTCAGAAGTACAAGCAGGTATGGAATGTCGAACCTATAGTCGTGGTCGCGACGACGAGGATTATGAACTATAA
- a CDS encoding ribonucleoside-diphosphate reductase subunit alpha: MRIKKRNGSLEPCDVNKIVRAIARCSVGLDKVDSMRVAMRTIAGLHDGATTEELDRLSIQTAGALVVEEPEYSRLAARLLATFIDKEVRNQGIQSFSQSIAHEHMNGLVNDDIFEFVNANARKLDDAIETNNSWLFEYFGLRTTADRYLLRQPESRKVVETPQYFFLRVACGLAENVHEAISFYKLISSLAYLPSSPTLFNAGTMHTQMSSCYLLDSPLDSLDSIYDKYKDVARLSKHAGGIGLAYSRVRSRGSLIRGTNGLSNGIVPWLKTLDSSVMAVNQGGRRKGAACVYLETWHADIEEFLELRDNTGDESRRTHHLNLANWVPDIFMRRVDEDGQWSLFDPNDYPEFVDLYGEEFDAAYEKAEAKGNFVKQVPARDIYGRMMRTLAQTGNGWMTFKDACNKKANQVGKSNNIIHLSNLCTEILEVTSDTETAVCNLGSINLSKFVDDGPNGKQVAYDRIGEVVRTAVTFLDRVIDRNWYPIETAQASNSRWRPIGLGLMGLQDVFFQLKIAFDSEEAKKISSRISEEIYYHALVRSIELAEEFGPHSAFSETRAAEGKFQFDLWENAVPQEAKRFEDLRERMVKSGLRNSLMIAIAPTATIASIAGCYECIEPQISNLFKRETLSGEFLQINSYLVKDLQSEGLWTEAVRDKIKKAEGSIQAIDEIPQALRDLYRTVWEVPMRSLIDMAAERGAFIDQSQSMNLFMETPTIGKLSSMYMYAFQKGIKTSYYLRSRPATKIRQSTKGASEHAIKAPDDTVDLALAEKIACSLENPESCESCQ; encoded by the coding sequence ATGCGTATTAAAAAACGTAATGGCTCTTTAGAACCTTGTGACGTAAATAAAATTGTTAGAGCTATTGCTCGTTGTTCTGTCGGTCTTGATAAAGTCGATTCAATGCGCGTCGCTATGCGTACTATTGCGGGCTTACATGATGGTGCCACTACCGAAGAATTGGACCGTCTTTCTATTCAAACAGCTGGCGCTTTAGTAGTTGAAGAACCGGAATATAGCCGTCTAGCAGCGCGTTTGCTTGCTACCTTTATAGATAAAGAGGTTCGTAACCAAGGTATTCAAAGCTTTTCACAGAGTATTGCTCATGAACATATGAATGGGCTAGTTAATGACGATATTTTTGAATTCGTTAATGCAAATGCAAGAAAACTTGATGATGCTATTGAAACAAATAATTCATGGTTGTTCGAATACTTTGGTTTACGTACCACAGCTGATCGCTATCTACTTCGTCAACCAGAATCTCGAAAAGTCGTAGAAACACCACAGTATTTCTTTTTACGTGTTGCCTGTGGCTTGGCTGAAAATGTTCATGAGGCTATAAGTTTTTATAAACTAATCTCATCTCTTGCTTATTTACCAAGTTCTCCAACACTGTTTAATGCAGGAACAATGCATACACAAATGTCATCATGTTATTTATTAGATTCACCACTTGATTCACTTGATTCGATTTATGACAAATATAAAGATGTAGCTCGTCTTTCAAAGCATGCTGGTGGAATTGGTCTCGCCTATTCAAGAGTCCGTTCTCGTGGTTCCCTAATTAGAGGTACAAATGGTTTGAGTAATGGTATTGTTCCCTGGCTCAAAACACTTGATAGTTCAGTCATGGCAGTCAATCAAGGAGGTCGTAGAAAAGGTGCGGCTTGTGTTTATCTTGAAACTTGGCATGCAGATATTGAAGAATTCCTAGAACTTCGCGACAATACAGGTGATGAATCACGTCGTACACACCACCTAAATCTGGCAAACTGGGTACCTGACATTTTCATGCGCAGAGTCGATGAAGATGGCCAGTGGTCTTTGTTCGATCCAAATGATTACCCAGAGTTTGTTGATCTTTATGGTGAAGAATTCGATGCGGCATATGAGAAGGCGGAAGCAAAAGGTAATTTCGTAAAACAAGTTCCTGCACGCGATATCTATGGCCGTATGATGAGAACATTGGCCCAAACTGGTAATGGTTGGATGACCTTTAAAGATGCTTGTAATAAAAAAGCTAATCAAGTTGGTAAAAGCAACAATATAATTCATCTTTCAAATCTATGTACAGAGATTCTTGAAGTTACTTCTGATACTGAAACTGCAGTTTGTAACTTGGGTTCGATAAATCTTTCTAAATTTGTAGACGATGGTCCAAACGGTAAACAAGTTGCCTATGATCGAATTGGCGAAGTAGTTCGTACAGCAGTGACTTTCTTAGACAGAGTGATTGACCGCAACTGGTACCCAATAGAAACTGCACAAGCATCAAACTCTAGATGGCGGCCAATAGGTTTAGGTTTGATGGGTCTTCAAGACGTATTTTTCCAACTTAAAATTGCCTTCGATTCAGAAGAAGCTAAGAAAATATCTTCTCGTATTTCTGAAGAAATTTATTATCACGCATTGGTTCGATCGATTGAACTAGCTGAAGAATTTGGTCCTCATTCTGCTTTTAGTGAGACAAGAGCGGCAGAGGGTAAGTTTCAATTTGACCTATGGGAAAATGCAGTACCTCAAGAAGCAAAACGCTTTGAAGATCTTCGTGAGCGAATGGTCAAATCTGGTTTGCGTAACTCGCTAATGATTGCGATCGCACCAACCGCAACCATTGCATCTATTGCGGGTTGTTATGAATGTATTGAGCCACAAATATCAAATTTATTTAAGCGCGAAACTCTTTCAGGAGAATTTTTACAAATAAATTCATACTTGGTTAAAGACCTTCAATCAGAAGGACTTTGGACTGAAGCGGTTAGAGACAAGATCAAAAAAGCAGAAGGATCGATTCAGGCTATCGACGAAATCCCACAAGCACTTCGCGATCTTTATAGAACAGTTTGGGAAGTTCCTATGCGTTCGTTAATCGATATGGCCGCTGAACGTGGCGCATTTATTGATCAAAGTCAATCTATGAACTTGTTTATGGAGACACCAACGATTGGTAAATTGTCATCTATGTACATGTACGCTTTTCAAAAAGGAATTAAGACTAGCTATTATCTACGTTCACGACCGGCTACAAAGATACGTCAATCAACCAAAGGTGCTTCAGAGCACGCAATTAAAGCACCGGATGATACGGTAGATCTGGCTTTGGCTGAAAAGATTGCTTGTTCGTTGGAAAATCCTGAATCCTGCGAATCTTGTCAGTAA
- the rpmB gene encoding 50S ribosomal protein L28 codes for MSGVCQVTGKKPTTGKNVSHSHIRTNRWFRPNIQKKKFFVPSENRFVKLTVSAKGIKIINKRGIESVLAEMRKRGEKI; via the coding sequence ATGAGTGGAGTATGCCAAGTAACAGGCAAAAAACCAACTACTGGTAAAAATGTGTCTCACTCACACATTCGTACTAACAGATGGTTTCGTCCTAATATCCAAAAGAAGAAATTTTTTGTACCTAGTGAAAATCGTTTCGTAAAACTGACTGTTTCTGCAAAAGGTATCAAAATTATTAACAAACGTGGTATCGAATCTGTTCTAGCAGAGATGCGTAAACGCGGCGAAAAAATATAA
- a CDS encoding aldo/keto reductase yields MTTAPLRKMNNGLEIDQIGLGMWENKDEEICNKAIATALECGYRHFDTAQTYCNEEILGAALQTGYKTIPNLKREDLFITTKLWNDNQYFKHVWPSFEISLENLQTDYVDLFLVHFPVTELRRPAWTRMQEILESGKAKSIGVSNYTIKHLEELLRECDVKPAINQVEIHVYLQQKELRDYCAENDILIEAYSPLAHGNGLDNEVLVKIAAKHNKTTAQIMIKWCLEMNLVVIPKSSTPSRIIENIDVFDFKLDPEDLSMIADLERNYRTCWDPTNVS; encoded by the coding sequence ATGACAACTGCACCGTTAAGAAAAATGAACAATGGATTAGAAATCGACCAAATAGGCCTTGGTATGTGGGAAAATAAAGATGAAGAAATATGTAACAAAGCTATAGCAACCGCCTTAGAGTGTGGATATCGACACTTTGATACGGCGCAAACATATTGCAATGAAGAAATTTTAGGTGCAGCGTTACAAACTGGCTATAAAACTATTCCCAACTTAAAACGAGAAGACCTGTTTATAACGACAAAACTATGGAATGATAATCAATATTTTAAACACGTTTGGCCTTCATTTGAAATCTCATTAGAAAATCTCCAAACAGATTATGTGGATTTATTTCTAGTTCATTTCCCAGTAACGGAACTCCGTCGTCCGGCATGGACGAGAATGCAAGAAATACTCGAATCAGGTAAAGCTAAATCAATAGGCGTAAGTAACTATACAATCAAACATTTGGAAGAATTATTAAGAGAATGCGATGTTAAACCAGCAATTAACCAAGTTGAGATTCATGTATATTTACAGCAAAAAGAACTACGAGATTATTGTGCAGAAAATGACATTTTAATTGAAGCATATTCACCTCTTGCTCATGGAAATGGTTTAGATAATGAGGTTTTAGTCAAAATTGCTGCTAAGCATAATAAAACTACTGCTCAAATTATGATCAAATGGTGCTTAGAGATGAATCTTGTCGTTATTCCAAAATCGTCTACACCATCACGTATTATTGAGAATATCGATGTTTTTGATTTTAAGTTAGATCCTGAAGATTTGTCTATGATTGCTGATTTGGAAAGGAATTATCGTACTTGTTGGGATCCAACAAATGTATCTTAA
- a CDS encoding AI-2E family transporter: MSKVIEDDLNLSDVGITTSSRSIDIHPRSFPMIVLAIVFLGVSALLFSNIAKTFTAFVVAMLFALALDPLIVKLQDCRNWKVYRYITRSKNKKSDQKQLGRYLSVSVVLGLFIVSITLGSYLIAPQISTQIQNFAKEIPQTVKGLERIPLIGEKIGSKENQEKISDAIKELPDRLSSRNSPLGTIFKSIANGAYLGFLFIMMFIALLLDGPRVVKNLRSIVPGENKEAADRISHALYRVIGKYMAGSIFVALLAGTVMGTLGLILGLPLVPLLFVWITFTNLIPQIGGLLGGLPFVLFGFGVSPLTGTLCAAIFLGYQQIENHLIQPIVIGKTIKISPPITMVAALLGASAGGILGAMLAVPFVGVIKAMAAEFDFPRGVRAKMIEKEVIEPEESEL; the protein is encoded by the coding sequence ATGTCTAAAGTTATAGAAGATGATCTCAATTTATCTGATGTAGGCATTACTACTTCTTCTCGTTCCATAGACATACATCCTAGAAGCTTTCCTATGATAGTTTTGGCAATTGTTTTTTTAGGTGTATCTGCATTACTTTTTTCTAATATTGCTAAAACTTTTACAGCATTTGTGGTGGCGATGCTTTTTGCGCTTGCTTTAGACCCTTTAATTGTTAAATTGCAAGATTGTAGGAATTGGAAAGTTTATAGATATATAACTAGAAGCAAAAATAAAAAATCTGATCAAAAACAACTGGGTAGATACCTTTCTGTATCCGTTGTTTTAGGTTTATTTATTGTTTCAATAACACTAGGTTCATATCTTATTGCTCCTCAAATATCTACTCAGATACAAAATTTTGCAAAAGAGATCCCACAGACAGTTAAAGGCCTAGAACGTATTCCACTAATTGGTGAGAAAATAGGAAGTAAAGAAAATCAAGAAAAGATTTCAGATGCAATAAAAGAACTCCCTGATAGATTGAGTTCAAGGAATTCTCCTCTGGGCACAATTTTTAAATCTATAGCAAATGGCGCATACTTAGGGTTTCTATTTATAATGATGTTTATAGCCCTATTATTAGACGGACCTAGAGTAGTTAAGAATCTTCGTTCAATAGTACCTGGCGAGAATAAAGAAGCTGCAGATAGAATTTCTCATGCTTTATACAGGGTTATTGGTAAATATATGGCAGGTTCTATATTCGTGGCATTACTCGCAGGGACAGTTATGGGAACATTGGGGCTGATCTTAGGTTTACCCCTAGTTCCATTGTTATTTGTTTGGATAACTTTTACTAATTTGATTCCACAAATAGGTGGCCTATTAGGCGGTTTGCCTTTTGTGTTATTTGGGTTTGGAGTTTCTCCTTTAACGGGGACACTATGTGCTGCAATCTTCTTAGGATATCAACAAATTGAAAATCATCTAATCCAACCAATCGTAATAGGTAAAACTATAAAAATTTCTCCGCCAATTACAATGGTTGCTGCACTTTTAGGTGCCAGCGCAGGAGGAATTTTAGGCGCAATGTTAGCGGTACCTTTTGTTGGAGTGATAAAAGCAATGGCAGCAGAATTTGATTTTCCAAGAGGTGTAAGAGCAAAGATGATTGAAAAAGAAGTCATAGAACCTGAAGAATCTGAACTCTAA